One part of the Quercus lobata isolate SW786 chromosome 7, ValleyOak3.0 Primary Assembly, whole genome shotgun sequence genome encodes these proteins:
- the LOC115952489 gene encoding receptor-like protein kinase FERONIA: MRNTHKFGRMAIPMPIILYLAFTIHVTLADNYVPTEKILLNCGGASNGSDTDGRKWTTDIGSKYLSASGKSTTSQAATQEPSVPQVPCMTARVSYTNFTYKIPVVPGRKFVRPYFYPVSYAGLNVFDGIFSVTVGSYTLLNNFSATQTAEALNLAFLVKEYSINVDGQTLHISFIPSAKAPNTYAFVNGIEIVSMPDIYSSTDGTSMIVGQNSAFYIGNNSALENVYRLNVGGNHIPPSHDTGLDRSWKDDTPYLYGAAYGVTYYAENMTIQYPTGMPTYVAPVDVYATARSMGRYSPINLNYNLTWIFSVDSGFSYLFRLHFCEIQTNITKVNQVVFDIFLYNQTAEHGMDVIAWASVETGGASQLYGVPVYRDHVVLIPNGSPQQDVWLALHPNLYGKPTFSDVILNGVEIFKVNDSNGNLAGLNPIPDVIDPTRARPSSCDGKLKNQKAIIIEGVSGGIVLVIIIGYFLIVASRHQRGKDLSARVVPSGWHPELRGNLCRHFSFVEINAATKNFDEALLLGLGGFGKVYKGEIDNGATKVAIKRGNPLSGQGVHEFQTEIEMLSKLRHLHLVSLIGYCEENCEMILVYDYMAHGTLREHLYKTQKPPLSWMRRLEICIGAARGLHYLHTGAKHTIIHRDVKTTNILLDEKWVAKVSDFGLSKISPALDKTHITTVVKGSYGYLDPEYLLLQQLTEKSDVYSFGVVLFEVLCARSVLDQTLPEEQVSLAEWAVHCHKNGTLDQIIDPYLKGKIALESFKQFTGIAIKCMADQSIDRPYMDEVLWNLEFSLQLQRSAEESNKGIGGNHIEEEPYIPCKWKKDLDASPSFNGGGGSLS; the protein is encoded by the coding sequence ATGAGGAACACACATAAATTTGGTCGTATGGCTATACCTATGCCCATTATTCTTTACTTGGCCTTTACAATTCATGTAACTTTGGCCGACAATTATGTGCCAACCGAGAAAATCCTCCTAAATTGTGGGGGAGCTTCAAATGGCAGTGATACCGATGGTCGGAAGTGGACCACAGATATTGGGTCCAAGTATCTGTCAGCTAGTGGGAAATCCACCACATCTCAAGCTGCTACTCAAGAACCTTCGGTCCCTCAAGTCCCTTGCATGACTGCTCGGGTTTCTTACACAAATTTCACCTATAAAATTCCCGTTGTTCCTGGTCGTAAATTTGTCCGTCCTTACTTTTATCCTGTTTCCTATGCAGGCTTAAATGTATTCGATGGCATTTTCTCTGTCACAGTAGGGTCATATACTCTGCTTAACAACTTTAGTGCTACACAAACCGCAGAAGCACTGAATTTGGCATTTCTTGTTAAGGAGTATTCAATCAATGTTGATGGTCAGACATTGCATATAAGTTTCATTCCATCTGCCAAAGCTCCAAACACGTATGCATTTGTGAATGGGATTGAGATTGTGTCAATGCCTGATATTTATAGTTCCACTGATGGAACTTCAATGATTGTGGGTCAAAATTCTGCTTTCTACATTGGTAACAACAGTGCACTTGAGAATGTTTATCGGTTGAATGTGGGTGGAAATCATATTCCGCCCTCCCATGATACTGGTCTTGATAGGTCTTGGAAGGATGACACGCCATACCTCTATGGGGCTGCCTACGGGGTTACATATTATGCTGAAAACATGACAATCCAATATCCTACAGGCATGCCTACTTATGTTGCACCAGTTGATGTCTATGCCACAGCTAGATCGATGGGGCGATATTCTCCAATCAATCTCAATTACAATTTGACTTGGATTTTCTCAGTTGACTCCGGGTTCTCTTACCTATTTAGGCTTCATTTCTGCGAGATTCAGACAAATATAACCAAGGTTAATCAAGTAGTGTTCGATATCTTCCTATATAATCAAACTGCTGAGCATGGGATGGATGTTATTGCCTGGGCAAGTGTTGAAACAGGGGGTGCAAGTCAGCTATATGGGGTTCCAGTGTATAGGGATCATGTGGTTCTTATTCCAAATGGAAGCCCACAACAAGATGTGTGGCTCGCATTGCATCCAAACCTATATGGAAAACCAACCTTTTCTGATGTGATCTTGAATGGAGTAGAAATCTTCAAAGTTAATGATTCCAACGGTAATCTCGCTGGGCTGAATCCTATTCCTGATGTAATTGACCCAACAAGGGCTAGACCATCTTCTTGTGATGGTAAACTAAAGAATCAAAAAGCAATTATCATCGAAGGTGTTAGTGGTGGAATCGTCTTAGTCATTATTATTGGTTACTTTCTTATTGTTGCTTCTCGACACCAACGTGGAAAAGATTTGAGTGCAAGGGTAGTTCCTTCTGGGTGGCACCCAGAACTTCGAGGAAACCTTTGTCGTCACTTCTCCTTTGTTGAGATCAATGCTGCTACCAAGAACTTCGACGAGGCTCTACTTCTAGGGCTTGGAGGTTTTGGTAAAGTTTACAAGGGAGAAATTGACAATGGAGCAACCAAAGTAGCAATCAAACGTGGAAACCCACTCTCTGGGCAAGGAGTACATGAATTTCAAACTGAGATTGAAATGCTTTCAAAACTTCGTCATCTCCACCTTGTTTCATTGATTGGCTATTGTGAAGAAAACTGTGAAATGATTCTTGTTTATGACTACATGGCTCATGGTACACTGCGTGAGCATCTGTACAAGACCCAAAAACCTCCATTGTCTTGGATGCGAAGACTTGAGATATGCATTGGAGCTGCTCGCGGTTTACACTATCTCCACACTGGTGCCAAGCACACTATTATCCACCGGGATGTTAAGACAACTAACATTCTCTTGGATGAGAAGTGGGTTGCCAAGGTTTCGGATTTTGGGTTGTCAAAAATAAGTCCTGCCTTGGATAAAACACATATAACCACTGTTGTTAAAGGTAGTTATGGTTATTTGGATCCAGAGTATTTATTGTTGCAGCAACTGACTGAAAAATCTGATGTTTACTCATTTGGGGTCGTTCTTTTTGAGGTCTTATGTGCTCGGTCAGTATTGGACCAAACACTTCCAGAGGAGCAAGTGAGTTTGGCAGAGTGGGCTGTACACTGCCACAAGAATGGTACACTCGATCAGATAATTGATCCttatctaaagggaaaaattgcACTTGAAAGCTTTAAGCAGTTCACTGGGATTGCAATTAAGTGCATGGCTGATCAGAGCATTGACAGGCCATATATGGATGAAGTTTTGTGGAACCTTGAGTTTTCTTTGCAGCTACAAAGGAGTGCAGAGGAAAGCAACAAAGGTATTGGTGGAAACCACATCGAAGAGGAGCCATACATACCCTGTAAATGGAAGAAAGATCTTGATGCATCTCCAAGTTTTAATGGGGGTGGAGGTTCGTTATCTTAA